One Sulfolobus sp. S-194 DNA segment encodes these proteins:
- a CDS encoding family 1 glycosylhydrolase — protein sequence MKLGFSISAFQYEELNENSDWYLWLTDEINIANKRVIGELPVNNFYLSKFSQVHEIASKLNASFWRLNLSWGRIFKQKDKRSEEAVSTYKKLLKDLKDRGFKVILCLNHFDLPKWVHDPIVARDSLLTEGPLGWYSEDTINHFLHFSSFVKDNFSEYVDLWCTFNEPNIMILFGYLSGIFPPGITSKRAYQKALRNVLTAHEEVYNLFHREKVGIIFNFPYIQGNEKVKEELFTILKDINFDWIGVNYYTRLVVNEKGQPIDGYGMFCKPNSFSFDNNPCSDYGWEVYPEGLKYVLQDVNKFDKPIIVTENGIADSKDFLRPAFLISHMKAIKESKVNVEAYLYWSLIDNFEWNFGYQMKFGIYTLDLKARPSAYIFKELTSFV from the coding sequence ATGAAATTAGGTTTCTCGATTTCAGCATTCCAGTATGAAGAATTAAATGAGAATTCGGATTGGTATTTGTGGTTAACAGATGAGATTAACATTGCTAATAAACGAGTAATCGGAGAATTACCAGTTAACAATTTCTATCTCTCCAAGTTTTCTCAGGTCCACGAAATAGCTTCAAAGCTTAATGCATCGTTCTGGAGACTGAATTTAAGTTGGGGAAGAATATTTAAACAAAAAGATAAAAGATCAGAAGAAGCTGTTAGTACATACAAAAAACTACTAAAGGACTTGAAAGATAGAGGGTTTAAGGTTATATTATGTCTTAATCACTTCGATCTTCCTAAGTGGGTTCATGATCCAATTGTCGCTAGAGATTCTCTCTTAACTGAAGGACCTTTAGGTTGGTATTCAGAAGACACGATTAATCACTTCTTACATTTTTCGTCATTTGTGAAAGATAATTTTTCCGAATACGTAGATCTATGGTGCACATTTAATGAGCCTAATATTATGATACTTTTTGGTTACTTATCGGGAATTTTTCCACCTGGAATAACGAGTAAAAGAGCATATCAAAAAGCTTTGAGAAATGTCTTAACTGCACATGAAGAGGTTTATAACTTATTCCATAGAGAGAAAGTAGGAATCATTTTCAATTTTCCCTATATTCAGGGTAACGAGAAAGTGAAAGAAGAACTTTTCACAATTTTGAAAGACATAAACTTCGATTGGATTGGTGTCAATTATTATACAAGGTTAGTTGTTAATGAGAAAGGACAACCAATAGATGGTTACGGTATGTTTTGTAAACCAAATTCTTTTTCATTTGATAATAATCCTTGTTCCGATTATGGTTGGGAAGTTTACCCAGAGGGGCTAAAATATGTCTTACAAGACGTGAATAAATTCGATAAACCAATTATAGTAACTGAGAATGGTATTGCTGATTCCAAAGATTTCCTTAGACCAGCTTTCTTAATATCCCACATGAAAGCTATAAAGGAAAGTAAAGTTAATGTTGAAGCTTATCTATACTGGAGTTTAATTGATAATTTTGAATGGAACTTCGGCTATCAAATGAAGTTCGGGATTTACACACTCGACTTAAAAGCAAGACCTAGTGCTTATATCTTCAAAGAATTAACTTCCTTTGTCTAA
- a CDS encoding class I SAM-dependent methyltransferase, translating into MHGHGFTDDFRKNFENPETFLNSLLKGGEVIAELGCGTGFYCKYLKDYASKLYCVDAFCPALQEAKKRAPSAIFLCENASRTSIPSHSVDVVLFANSFHDMDNKIEVVNEVKRILKKGGKVIIIDWEKKRTSFGPPEWVRMSEEEYIEYFKGFKLVNKFKPSEYQYGLVFIKND; encoded by the coding sequence ATGCATGGCCATGGATTCACGGATGATTTTAGAAAAAACTTTGAAAATCCAGAAACATTTTTAAATTCTTTGTTAAAAGGAGGAGAAGTAATTGCTGAACTAGGTTGCGGTACTGGTTTCTACTGTAAATACCTTAAGGATTATGCATCAAAACTTTATTGTGTAGATGCTTTTTGTCCAGCATTACAGGAAGCTAAAAAGAGAGCACCCTCAGCAATATTTTTATGTGAAAATGCTTCAAGAACTTCAATACCTTCTCACAGTGTAGATGTAGTTTTGTTTGCAAATTCTTTTCATGATATGGATAACAAGATAGAGGTAGTTAATGAGGTAAAAAGAATATTGAAAAAAGGTGGAAAGGTAATAATTATCGATTGGGAGAAAAAGAGAACCTCTTTTGGTCCTCCAGAATGGGTAAGGATGAGTGAGGAGGAATACATAGAATATTTTAAGGGTTTTAAGCTTGTAAATAAGTTTAAACCTAGTGAATATCAATATGGTTTGGTGTTTATAAAAAATGATTAG
- a CDS encoding protein kinase has translation MDYYKLNRLLSLGNLAVISYFILENGIESQFLPLLSFAVTTSISSSPFILGLSLIVGSVILPLFFMKEISIQLLVFALVITLLSILSIKIDFLRFVPFPFSLIFYFLLHSFSLYFFSFVVLGSILLIIKKKIVPSLIFTIAIPFFLVQIFFLYSISLIKVDVSFSVLNEMASMSKFMLPADIIVILLSYLKRESLYSIITTLVIVISLCISVLFLYFNPPFSLMYSSSSAIVSSSLLSDSEIEKFILENQVDEKQIRNLLSFYRGDINSFCQKIVDKGNCDALVKISEIIPYKINYSLCDLRKIADCYEKLKKIPSRDIISFLSIAKEKDIELAERIGRLALSVSPSPKLMKLMEEIEVLRMESLKYNWDPKIWLDREIHGYRIIDYLGKGGSAYVLVGEKDNKKYAIKIPILIPPSNVVESYYDFINEYSQLRELSLNSDNIVRFIDAIIDVSAIKRIKDGDVLAYLNEPPILVMEFMEGKSVKELIQNDNVYYSDEWEKIVLLTASEVAKALEDIHKAGFVHLDIKPSNILFSFLPGKTGKEVLDNLTQKKIKIKVSDLGSARKIGEKLSQYTPEYCSVDQVEAIIEGKGADPSMDIYSLGATIYKMLTRKDFNPPELIKLFNEASIIYSNGGDPKPILQKAKEVYKEYYMKLEIQDVDQRVKDLIKDLVNPENRPTASEVYNKLKEILNNDERNSNSR, from the coding sequence GTGGATTACTATAAGCTTAACAGATTATTGTCCTTAGGCAATTTAGCTGTAATATCGTATTTCATACTAGAAAACGGGATAGAATCACAATTTCTTCCCTTATTATCTTTTGCAGTCACAACTTCTATTTCTTCTTCTCCATTTATTCTAGGTTTATCACTAATTGTAGGAAGTGTGATATTGCCATTATTCTTTATGAAAGAGATAAGTATACAACTCTTAGTTTTCGCTTTAGTGATAACTTTACTTTCTATTCTCTCAATTAAAATTGATTTTCTAAGATTTGTTCCATTTCCATTTTCCTTAATTTTCTATTTTTTACTTCATTCCTTTTCATTATACTTTTTCTCATTTGTAGTTTTGGGTTCTATTTTACTTATAATTAAAAAGAAGATCGTCCCTAGTTTAATATTCACCATTGCAATACCTTTCTTCTTAGTTCAAATCTTTTTCTTGTACTCAATTTCTCTAATAAAAGTAGATGTTTCATTCTCCGTACTTAATGAAATGGCAAGTATGTCTAAATTTATGCTCCCAGCCGATATTATTGTTATATTGCTTTCTTACTTGAAAAGAGAATCTTTATACAGCATAATAACCACGCTAGTAATTGTGATATCTCTCTGTATTTCAGTTCTCTTTCTATATTTTAATCCGCCTTTTTCGTTGATGTACTCCTCCTCATCAGCAATCGTGTCTTCATCTTTATTATCAGATAGTGAGATAGAAAAATTTATTTTAGAGAATCAAGTCGATGAAAAACAAATAAGGAACTTATTATCTTTCTATAGGGGAGATATAAATTCATTTTGTCAAAAAATAGTGGATAAAGGAAATTGCGACGCCCTTGTTAAAATCTCGGAAATTATACCATATAAGATTAATTACTCCCTTTGTGATTTACGTAAGATTGCCGATTGTTATGAGAAGCTTAAAAAAATACCTTCAAGAGATATAATATCATTTCTTAGTATAGCAAAGGAGAAAGATATTGAATTAGCTGAAAGAATTGGAAGACTAGCACTAAGTGTTTCCCCATCACCTAAACTAATGAAATTGATGGAAGAAATAGAAGTTCTCAGAATGGAATCATTAAAATATAATTGGGATCCAAAAATTTGGCTTGATAGGGAAATTCATGGTTATAGAATTATAGATTATCTGGGTAAAGGAGGTTCTGCATACGTTCTTGTTGGTGAAAAGGATAACAAGAAGTATGCTATAAAAATTCCCATATTAATACCGCCATCTAATGTAGTGGAGAGTTACTATGATTTTATAAACGAGTACTCACAGCTGAGAGAACTTTCATTAAATTCTGATAACATTGTGAGATTCATTGATGCTATTATTGATGTTTCTGCAATAAAGAGAATTAAAGACGGGGATGTTTTAGCTTATTTAAATGAACCACCGATTTTGGTCATGGAATTTATGGAAGGGAAGAGCGTAAAGGAATTAATACAAAATGACAACGTATACTACTCTGATGAGTGGGAGAAAATTGTTTTACTAACGGCTTCAGAAGTAGCGAAAGCCTTAGAAGATATTCATAAGGCTGGGTTTGTTCATTTAGATATTAAGCCGTCAAATATACTCTTCTCATTTTTGCCGGGAAAAACAGGTAAAGAAGTCTTAGATAATTTAACACAGAAAAAAATTAAAATAAAAGTTAGTGATTTAGGATCTGCGAGAAAAATAGGCGAAAAATTGTCTCAATATACACCAGAATATTGTTCGGTGGATCAAGTAGAGGCAATAATTGAAGGAAAAGGAGCTGATCCATCAATGGATATTTACTCGTTAGGAGCCACTATATATAAAATGCTAACAAGGAAGGATTTTAATCCACCAGAACTGATTAAATTGTTTAATGAAGCTTCTATAATTTATTCAAATGGTGGAGATCCTAAACCCATATTGCAGAAGGCAAAAGAAGTATATAAGGAGTACTATATGAAGCTCGAAATTCAAGATGTAGATCAACGGGTAAAAGATTTAATTAAAGATCTTGTAAACCCTGAAAATAGACCCACAGCTAGTGAAGTATATAATAAACTTAAAGAGATATTAAATAATGATGAAAGAAATAGTAATTCCCGATAA
- a CDS encoding DUF72 domain-containing protein — MIFVGTSGWMYDWNEGGNLEWYVKYSGLNAIELNMSFYRFPFENQVKGWSKYKIVWSIKVNRYITHVKRLKDIESWEKFRKLMDKISPRFYLFQMPPTFKYNEENLKRVIEFEKIVGDKMAVEFRDTKWYENLPNLTKATIVSIDSPIGTYIVNNSGVVYLRLHGREEWYMYEYSEKELEELSDRIISLKPKEIYVFFNNDHWMLENARLMKKILEEKINSA; from the coding sequence ATGATTTTCGTAGGTACTTCCGGATGGATGTATGATTGGAATGAAGGTGGAAACTTAGAGTGGTATGTAAAATATTCTGGTTTGAATGCAATAGAACTTAATATGAGTTTTTATCGTTTTCCATTTGAAAATCAAGTTAAAGGATGGAGTAAGTACAAAATAGTTTGGAGTATAAAGGTAAATAGATACATCACACATGTGAAAAGATTAAAGGATATTGAAAGCTGGGAAAAATTTAGGAAACTTATGGATAAAATTTCCCCTCGTTTTTACTTATTTCAAATGCCTCCAACGTTTAAGTATAATGAAGAGAATTTAAAGAGAGTAATAGAGTTTGAAAAAATTGTTGGAGATAAAATGGCAGTAGAGTTTAGAGATACGAAGTGGTATGAAAATCTACCCAATCTAACAAAAGCTACTATAGTTTCTATAGATTCTCCGATAGGAACTTATATCGTAAACAACTCTGGTGTGGTGTATTTAAGACTTCATGGTAGAGAAGAATGGTATATGTATGAATATTCGGAAAAAGAACTTGAGGAATTGTCTGATAGAATAATAAGTTTAAAACCTAAGGAAATTTACGTCTTCTTTAATAATGATCACTGGATGCTTGAAAATGCAAGACTAATGAAAAAGATTTTGGAAGAAAAGATAAACAGTGCATAA
- a CDS encoding SRPBCC family protein gives MIRFTICKDVEDEDKIWEIVKDPHKIPNYWKGTRELNIREVSKNVYEGEIRFAFPAKGKVRIEVDDNSRKITISYLSGPVKGSHEIKIKDKKICSNWNVELSLLFRFREKWTEEHFRSGTIHALERIVNEK, from the coding sequence ATGATTAGATTTACTATATGTAAAGATGTTGAAGATGAAGATAAGATCTGGGAAATTGTTAAAGATCCGCATAAGATTCCTAACTACTGGAAAGGAACAAGAGAATTGAACATAAGAGAAGTTAGTAAGAATGTTTATGAAGGAGAAATAAGATTTGCTTTTCCAGCAAAAGGAAAAGTTAGAATTGAAGTTGATGATAATTCAAGAAAAATAACAATAAGTTACTTATCTGGTCCGGTGAAAGGAAGTCATGAAATCAAAATAAAGGATAAAAAAATCTGTTCTAATTGGAATGTAGAACTTTCTTTACTATTTAGATTTAGAGAAAAATGGACTGAAGAACATTTTAGGAGCGGTACTATTCATGCTTTAGAAAGGATAGTGAATGAAAAATGA
- a CDS encoding PaREP1 family protein → MKEIVIPDKLYEYLENQGITRRLTPSDIVVELILNNMDIKERINYMAKISEEYLEVGDDLKNKGDFVNAGEMYWRGLSYLMKAVALRLGFDIQNYQDYFSLVDYLAFKYNDGEVVIMFTNAERLHGEFHPRPQGEKEFEYREEQLKRLVKKLREILK, encoded by the coding sequence ATGAAAGAAATAGTAATTCCCGATAAACTTTATGAGTATTTGGAAAATCAAGGAATTACTAGAAGGCTTACTCCCTCCGATATTGTAGTAGAACTTATTCTCAATAATATGGATATAAAGGAGAGAATTAATTACATGGCTAAGATATCTGAAGAGTACTTAGAGGTTGGTGATGATTTAAAAAATAAGGGGGATTTTGTTAATGCTGGAGAAATGTATTGGAGAGGATTATCTTACTTAATGAAGGCAGTAGCATTAAGATTAGGGTTCGATATACAGAATTATCAAGATTATTTCTCACTAGTTGATTATCTAGCATTCAAATATAATGATGGGGAAGTAGTTATAATGTTTACTAATGCAGAAAGATTACATGGAGAATTCCACCCAAGACCTCAAGGTGAAAAAGAATTTGAGTATAGGGAAGAACAGTTAAAAAGACTTGTAAAGAAACTTAGAGAGATCTTAAAATGA
- a CDS encoding PadR family transcriptional regulator — protein sequence MKGEKMIILRGLIPVFIAYIIYKRGKKAYANEIKVDIEKLLKKPVPRSLIYGTLQRMERYGIIDKCEEEKRKAYKLNDKGVVFLIKHVEILRYLSPVITTIIEDMDKELLDKGS from the coding sequence ATGAAAGGAGAAAAGATGATTATACTTAGAGGGCTAATTCCAGTTTTTATAGCTTATATAATTTATAAAAGAGGAAAAAAAGCCTATGCTAATGAAATTAAAGTTGATATAGAGAAATTATTAAAGAAACCTGTACCACGGAGCCTAATTTATGGTACATTACAGAGAATGGAAAGATATGGCATAATTGATAAATGTGAGGAAGAAAAGAGAAAAGCTTATAAGTTAAATGATAAAGGAGTCGTTTTTTTGATAAAGCATGTAGAAATTCTCAGATATTTGTCACCAGTTATAACTACAATTATAGAAGATATGGACAAAGAGTTATTAGACAAAGGAAGTTAA